One stretch of Coleofasciculaceae cyanobacterium DNA includes these proteins:
- a CDS encoding beta/gamma crystallin-related protein, which translates to MSKINNQSNSLYNIEFVRDISSETAASYSGGAVTVTDVSLTSEPCNQGFSFNSNKAIEDLSEYGFDDATQFVSINNGKTWRFYEDANFQGNYIDVGPNTAMDVGEFGLSISSFQAID; encoded by the coding sequence ATGTCTAAGATTAACAATCAGTCCAATTCTCTCTATAACATCGAATTTGTTCGAGATATTTCCTCTGAAACTGCTGCTTCTTATTCTGGTGGTGCAGTTACAGTTACAGATGTGAGTTTAACTTCTGAACCATGCAATCAAGGATTTAGCTTTAATAGCAATAAAGCAATAGAAGATTTAAGCGAATATGGTTTTGACGACGCTACTCAATTTGTTTCGATTAATAATGGTAAGACTTGGAGATTCTACGAAGATGCCAATTTTCAGGGAAATTATATAGATGTAGGACCAAATACGGCTATGGATGTTGGCGAGTTTGGATTATCAATCTCTTCTTTCCAGGCTATAGATTAG
- a CDS encoding sensor histidine kinase — protein sequence MNSWWKIQPNPFRFLLLAEWIMLGSCGSLAIIEAFQDQTIPVEHILILVLLGSMGLALPNGSLAFRVIYTTIEIGLIAIGTSLGYLHILPTLYLIVVIRSCFLFESVGRWVVAGLVLILFLLDELRYAQRALPELPEEQFEFMMHLMAQTLVFGLGIFFVLQLVNKLLVERQIKQQLAVAHQQLQDYSQQIEDLAAVQERNRIARDIHDSLGHALTSLNIQLQTAVKLWQKNPAQAHPFLAQAQKLGAIAMKEVRQSVGTLRADQADEQPLKSKIWALIDNLRSGTGLTIRSKIAHCPQLSPQIENTIYRIVQEALTNIAKYAQATEVEIKLKVIETKVYLSVQDNGKGFELNQNKTGYGLQGMQERINAVEGCLQIQTSPGAGCRILVEIPLSRVITLSP from the coding sequence ATGAACTCTTGGTGGAAAATTCAACCCAATCCTTTTCGCTTTTTATTGCTCGCCGAATGGATAATGCTAGGCAGTTGCGGTTCTCTAGCTATCATCGAAGCTTTTCAAGACCAAACTATACCGGTTGAACATATTTTAATTCTAGTTTTGCTCGGTTCTATGGGTTTAGCTTTGCCTAATGGTTCTCTTGCTTTTCGGGTGATTTATACGACTATCGAAATCGGCTTAATTGCCATTGGTACATCATTAGGCTATCTCCATATCTTGCCTACTTTATATTTAATTGTTGTTATCCGTAGTTGTTTTTTGTTTGAATCTGTTGGTCGTTGGGTAGTTGCTGGTTTAGTCTTGATCCTTTTTTTGCTTGATGAGCTACGTTATGCCCAGCGAGCTTTACCAGAATTGCCTGAAGAACAGTTTGAATTTATGATGCATTTGATGGCACAGACTTTGGTTTTTGGTTTAGGAATCTTTTTTGTCTTGCAGCTGGTCAATAAATTACTAGTTGAACGTCAAATAAAGCAACAACTTGCTGTAGCCCACCAACAATTACAGGACTATTCCCAACAAATTGAAGATCTTGCTGCCGTACAAGAACGCAATCGCATCGCTCGCGATATTCATGACTCCCTGGGACACGCCTTGACATCCCTTAATATTCAACTGCAAACAGCGGTTAAACTCTGGCAAAAAAATCCTGCTCAAGCCCATCCTTTTCTGGCACAAGCTCAAAAATTAGGAGCGATCGCTATGAAAGAAGTACGTCAATCAGTTGGCACATTGCGAGCAGATCAGGCAGATGAACAGCCTTTAAAATCAAAAATTTGGGCTTTAATCGACAATCTTCGTTCTGGTACTGGTCTAACTATTCGTAGCAAAATTGCTCATTGTCCTCAACTATCACCCCAAATAGAAAATACTATTTATCGTATTGTCCAGGAAGCTTTGACGAATATAGCTAAGTATGCACAAGCTACAGAAGTAGAAATTAAGCTTAAGGTAATTGAAACAAAAGTATATCTAAGTGTTCAAGATAACGGTAAAGGATTTGAATTAAATCAAAACAAGACTGGATATGGACTACAGGGTATGCAAGAAAGAATTAATGCTGTTGAAGGTTGCTTGCAAATTCAAACTTCGCCAGGGGCTGGCTGTCGAATTTTAGTAGAAATTCCTTTATCGAGAGTTATTACCTTGTCGCCTTAA
- a CDS encoding response regulator transcription factor, with product MIRLLLVDDQSLVCQGLAAMLSLEEDLEILGTANNGQAAIDLVAKKQPDVVLMDVRMPVMDGREATRIIVQQFPQVNVIVLSTFDDDEYIADAIKAGAKGYLLKDMPCEELAQAIRLVHSGYTQLGPGLMEKLLQGVSQPNAEQSKSLAAELSQLTKREQEVLSLIGKGHTNREIGQKLYVTEGTVKTHVTHILNRLNLRNRSQIAIYANSLGRC from the coding sequence ATGATTCGCCTTTTGCTAGTAGACGATCAAAGTCTTGTTTGTCAGGGATTAGCTGCAATGTTATCACTGGAAGAAGATTTAGAGATTCTTGGTACGGCTAATAACGGTCAAGCAGCTATTGATTTGGTGGCTAAGAAACAGCCAGATGTGGTTTTAATGGATGTGCGAATGCCGGTGATGGATGGCAGAGAAGCCACGAGAATTATTGTTCAACAATTTCCCCAAGTCAACGTAATAGTTTTGAGTACTTTTGATGACGATGAATATATTGCTGATGCTATCAAAGCGGGAGCAAAAGGTTATTTACTCAAAGATATGCCCTGCGAAGAACTAGCCCAGGCAATTCGACTTGTTCATAGTGGCTACACTCAATTAGGTCCTGGATTGATGGAAAAATTGCTTCAAGGAGTCTCCCAACCTAATGCTGAGCAATCCAAGTCCCTGGCAGCAGAATTAAGTCAATTGACTAAAAGAGAACAAGAAGTGTTGTCCTTAATAGGTAAAGGTCATACCAATCGTGAAATTGGTCAAAAACTTTACGTTACAGAAGGAACTGTTAAAACCCACGTTACTCACATTCTCAACCGTCTTAATCTAAGAAACCGATCGCAGATCGCCATTTATGCCAATTCTCTGGGGCGTTGCTGA
- a CDS encoding helix-turn-helix domain-containing protein has translation MKQKRKDQKLSQATLAELMDSSQSRVAKIEKNDPSVSLELTIRALFITGVSRQELAAVISQ, from the coding sequence TTGAAACAAAAACGGAAAGATCAAAAGCTATCTCAGGCTACTTTGGCAGAATTAATGGACTCTTCTCAATCGCGAGTAGCCAAAATCGAAAAGAACGATCCATCAGTATCTTTAGAGCTAACCATTCGCGCTTTATTTATTACTGGTGTCAGCCGTCAAGAATTAGCTGCCGTAATATCACAATAA
- a CDS encoding type II toxin-antitoxin system RelE/ParE family toxin, translating into MPTIGARCHKLRINDEDKTWRIIYRIDSDAIVIVDVFAKKTNKTPHSVIKQC; encoded by the coding sequence ATGCCTACTATTGGAGCGAGGTGTCATAAGTTACGAATCAATGATGAAGATAAAACTTGGCGAATTATCTATCGTATAGATTCTGATGCCATCGTGATTGTGGATGTGTTTGCCAAAAAAACCAACAAAACCCCACACTCGGTTATTAAGCAATGTTAG
- a CDS encoding XRE family transcriptional regulator: MSEELSFKNAIEAKRAIAIKRVLARQLAEEMKRQNLTKTEMAKQMQTSRAQLDRLLDPEKTGVSIETITRAASVVGRQLRIELV; encoded by the coding sequence ATGAGTGAGGAATTGAGTTTTAAGAATGCTATCGAAGCAAAACGCGCGATCGCTATTAAACGAGTACTAGCCCGTCAGCTGGCGGAGGAGATGAAACGACAAAACCTGACTAAAACAGAGATGGCGAAGCAGATGCAGACCTCCAGGGCGCAATTAGATAGACTACTCGATCCAGAAAAGACAGGAGTGAGCATTGAAACTATCACCAGAGCAGCTTCGGTAGTGGGTCGTCAACTGCGAATCGAATTAGTGTAA